TTGACGATCGattgtttttattacaattaaataacTATCGAGTAATCTTATAATATGCTTATGCTATTAATATGCTGTAATACAATTCAGGTTCGAATTTTTATAGGATTGCTTGCATGCATACATGTATTTATGTTGTTACATATTTGAGATTGTTGACCCTggaatgttaattaaaaaataaaatcatgctGTTAGTGTCCAGACTTAAGTCGGCCGAAATGTTGAGGTTGTTTTCGTTCCACTTAGCTTGAATCCTTCCCCTTTAAGAATGGCTGTCTCCAACTCTTCTAGCCAATGCCTGGGCAACGAAAACCTTAGAAGCCAGGCGTGAAATGTGAGCCAGTAGTTGTTTAAAGGGATTATTCCTCCCACCCACAACCCACTCTCTTCGGGCTACTTAGCATATCACGTGCCAGCGCTTTAATGAACTGGACACATGGATGCAGCGCTGCGCATGCGCGTGCGTAAAATGTAGTTGGAAATGAGGTATCAGTCTTGGAGTAGGCGACTTTTAAAAAGCATCGGCAGCCCGTGATATGACGACTTCGCTGGTCCTGCATCCACGCTGGGCGGACACCTTGATGTACGTGTATGAAAAAAGTCCGAatgaaaataatcaaaataaaagccaAATTATGGAAGGATTGAGCGGGAATTGCCCTGCGACTCATTGCAGGGAACTGATTTCCCACCCCGCGCTGGGGCGACATTCCGGCACCATAGCGACTCACCAGGGATCCGTGTACTCGGATATATCTTCCCCTGAAACTGGGCGACAGTGTCCCGCTCCTCAGACGTCATCTAGCGCTTCTCTGAGTTACGGCTACCCCTTTGGAAACCCTTACTATGGTTGCAGATTATCTCATTCGCACAATGTGAACTTGCAGCAGAAACCATGTTCATACCATCCCGCAGAAAAATATGCCGAGACGAGCAGCGCTTTGCCCACAGAGGAGCTCTCCAGCCGGGCAAAAGAGTTTGCTTTCTATCCGAGTTTTGCCAGCTCTTACCAGGCTGTTCCAGGATATCTAGATATGTCGGTGGTTCCGAGTATTAGCGCTCATCCCGAGCCACGTCACGATGCATTGATCCCCATGGAGGGCTATCAACACTGGGCTCTCTCGAATGGCTGGGATGGGCAGGTGTACTGTTCAAAGGAGCAAACACAGTCTTCTCATCTTTGGAAATCTCCCTTTCCAGGTATGTCTTATACACTTGTGAAACAATTTAAGTTTGAATAAAAAAGTGACATGCAAAACATTGCTTATAGGACTTATTGTTATGATAAGATACAATTTAAAACGTCTGTATATTGAACATGCAAATAGTTAGACCTAattaaatatttgcataaaaatacATTGTTGTCTAAAGGTCATCGATGGATTTAGAAATGTCTACTCAAATCTCCACATAACAGGTTATGACTGCGCATCCACTAGCTCTGCATAAACCTGTCAGATttgttttgtcttatttgtttttgacAAGTGACACTTGACATTTGGTATATGTTCAGTTGGCATCCCAGAACAAAATGTGAGCAATTCCTAAACTCAACAAGTTTGAGCAAGACAGTTTAGTTTGCCCTGCATGTACGTTTTAGTTACAACATCTCACATAAAATAGTACAACATTTGAGTGACGTATCTGTTTAGTCACACATTAACTCTGACATTGAGTCACAGGATTCTTAAGCTAGGAAAGTCACGCAATTTGGAACTGGGGTATGGCAATACTACCTTTGCTCCTCCAGTATGATAATGCTTAATGTTATTTGTAACATGCATATAAATCTTTGTCAGCAGTGACCGGGAGTGGTACCCCGCAATCTGGACATTTTGCGAATACCATGGAGCAgcctttttttatttcctaaaagCAGCTGACGTTCTGTAGTCAAGTTATTGATTTTTGGTGTAGGCAAAATATTGCCTATGATGCATATACCAACTCAATCATTCCACTTACAATTCAGTCATTGTTACTAAGCTTTGGTAATTAAAATGTCCAGTGCTATGTGGATAGGTCACTGTATTTTTAGTGTTAAACTCAAAATATTGTCATATTATAGTGGCTATAGTCAATACTTGTCACCACCAACACGCCCCTGACCCGTTTAGCAACCCTCCCCCTAGAGGAGGTCAAGCTCACATGTATCTTATAATCAAATAGCCAAAAATAAAGATGTATTAAAACAACCTACTTTCATTTTGTATAATTCTCTAGTGCTGTTTTCGTGCATAATCTTAATCAGTTCTTTACAGTGTGTTTGGATGCGTTAGGCAATAATCAATACATGAGGAAAATTGACATGCACCTATTCAATAACAGAAAATACTAGAACACATCTGAATGTGACAGTGCTTCAGTTGCCTAGAATAATATCTCTAGCCTTATTTACCTTTTAAAGTTTCACAGGTAGggattttaagaaaaaataatacaaaacgtttgcttattacattataattaggatatattacattgtatttaagGAAATTTAGTTTGATAAGCACTTGTCATTGTTACCCACAATCCAGATGTTTTAACGAGACTATGGaggatggtttgtttgtttgttcaaaccTCATCCATCCAAAATTTCCTTAAGATTTATTGTTATCAGTATATATGTGTTGACTATAAGCTACACTACTACACAGGCTACTGTAATGTTGAAAACATAATAGATAAATCGGCGGATTGTAAAATGCACGAACATTTTAATTCGCCCGTCAATAGGTATATATTAGTAGCtaagattatattattatttttgcttcagATAACTAATATGCAGCAGAAGCATAACTGCTTCTTTGTTCAGCGTTGGCCCCAGCCAATGAAATAATTTGACGTAACAATTAAATACTTGATTAAATATGGTGTTCCCGTTGAGTTGAAATAGACAACACCTCTACACATGCCTTACTGGGCAAACAGGTGATGCTAATGTTTTAATCtactttgtttttcagatgttgttCCGTTGCAGCCAGAAGTCAGCAGTTATCGACGTGGGCGCAAAAAGCGTGTTCCCTACACCAAGATACAACTGAAAGAACTAGAAAAAGAGTATGCAGCAAGCAAGTTTATCACCAAAGACAAGAGACGACGCATTTCTGCGACAACCAACCTCTCAGAACGTCAAGTTACTATTTGGTTCCAGAACCGCAGagtgaaggaaaaaaagttcGTCAGTAAATCAAAGACTAATAATCACATGCATACTTGATGTATGTATCGAACATTTTGTTCGCCAGCTTATATCCTTCCGTCCAGAACGTCTGATATTTACTTCCGTTCAGCAATCATCCGGGCAGTCCCAAGCCTAACCTGTCttctttcactttatttaatttaaaacgtACACACGATTACCGCAATCTCTCTGGCTTTTTGGGCATAAGATACATAACtgtgaaaatacaaaaaaaaaaaatcatttcaacTGTCCTTTTCTATGAatgtacatatataaataataaatatttaaaattacacaaatatCAAAGGGACACATGGTTTACGTGCATTTGAAAATACAAGGAGACGCAAACCTTCTACATCTCTTCATGTGTGCGTCAAAGCCAACCAGCAGAACACACTCGATGGGCTCAATACGCATGAgaagagaaataataataattcttaaggACACTTTGGGTGAATCAAGACTTGTATACAATCTCGAAAGGCTACAGCAAAAACTGAACTGAGTCACGAATAGAATTCGTCAATTGCTACGTGGAGATGACAGATTTGCTAGAATGAGCCTGCGAGCTAAATGGTTCACTGTGGGATACATTGCTTTTTAATGCCGAGGGTAAACCAGGCTGCTATGTTAA
The nucleotide sequence above comes from Danio rerio strain Tuebingen ecotype United States chromosome 23, GRCz12tu, whole genome shotgun sequence. Encoded proteins:
- the hoxc13a gene encoding homeobox protein Hox-C13a (The RefSeq protein has 3 substitutions compared to this genomic sequence), which translates into the protein MTTSQVLHPRWADTLMYVYEKSPNENNQNKSQIMEGLSGNCPATHCRELISHPALGRHSGTIATHQGSVYSDISSPETGRQCPAPQTSSSASLSYGYPFGNPYYGCRLSHSHNVNLQQKPCSYHPAEKYAETSSALPTEELSSRAKEFAFYPSLASSYQAVPGYLDMSVVPSISVHPEPRHDALIPMEGYQHWALSNGWDGQVYCSKEQTQSSHLWKSPFPDVVPLQPEVSSYRRGRKKRVPYTKIQLKELEKEYAASKFITKDKRRRISATTNLSERQVTIWFQNRRVKEKKFVSKSKTNNHMHT